The genomic interval CGGCATGTTCGAACGTGTCCCGAAATTCGTGAAACGCTATCAGGACATGGCGGGCGTCGTCAGCGACGCGGTGAAACATTATGCCGACGAAGTCAGGTCCCGTTCATTCCCCACCGAGGATCAGACCTACGCCGGCTGATGGCGCTGGCTGCGCGCGGGCGATGACCCAAAGTGAAACGCTTGGCCTTTCCCCGTGCCGTCGCTAAGGAAGCGGGCCGGCCCCGCGCCGCTATCGAGTTTATGGAGGATTGATTGGCCCTGAGCCCGACGAATGACGCCGCGCTGTTGCAGGAAGTCGACGAAGCCGTCCGCAAGGACCGGCTCGACACGATCATGCAGCGTTACGGCCGGTGGATCATCGGCGGCGTCCTCGCCGCGCTGCTGGCGTTCGGCGGCTATCTCTTCTGGGATCACCGGCAGGATGTCGCGCGCGGCGAGCAGGCCGAGGAACTGATCGCGGCGTTCGAAAAGCTCGGCACCAATCAGCCGCGCGCCGCGACCACCGAATTGCAGAAGATCGCGGCGGAGGGCGAGCCCGCCTATCGCGCGGTGGCGCAGATGCAGGAAGCGAACATCAAGGCGCAGGCCGGCGACCTCAAGGCGGCCGCCGCGCTGATGGCGAAGGTCGCCGCGGACACGAAGCTCGATCAGGCGCTGCGCGACCTCGCGCTGATCCGCCAGACCGCCTTTGAATATGACACGCTGAAGCCCGAGACGGTGATCGCGCGAATGAAGCCGATGGTCGATGCGAAGGACCCGGCGTCGAGCTGGTTCGCGAGCGCCGCCGAGCTGTCGGCGACGGCGCATTATCAGCTCGGCCAGTTCGATCAGGCCGGCGCGCTCTATGGCCGCATCGCCAAATTGCCCGGCGTGACGCGGTCGCTGCAATCGCGTTCGGTGCAGATGGCCGGCATGCTCGGCGTCGATGCGGTCACCGACCGGGCGGCGGAAAGCGCCGCCGCCGAAAAGAAAGGCAATGCCGCGCCCAAGGCGGCGGCAGCCGCCAAGACTGAGGAAGCCAATTAATATGCGGCGAGATATTATGCGCAGCGCGCGGTACGGACTCTATGCGGCGCTGCTGGCGCTGCCGCTTGCGGGATGCGGCGTGTTCAAGGGCGACGGTCCGCC from uncultured Sphingopyxis sp. carries:
- a CDS encoding tetratricopeptide repeat protein, which gives rise to MALSPTNDAALLQEVDEAVRKDRLDTIMQRYGRWIIGGVLAALLAFGGYLFWDHRQDVARGEQAEELIAAFEKLGTNQPRAATTELQKIAAEGEPAYRAVAQMQEANIKAQAGDLKAAAALMAKVAADTKLDQALRDLALIRQTAFEYDTLKPETVIARMKPMVDAKDPASSWFASAAELSATAHYQLGQFDQAGALYGRIAKLPGVTRSLQSRSVQMAGMLGVDAVTDRAAESAAAEKKGNAAPKAAAAAKTEEAN